A single region of the Vicia villosa cultivar HV-30 ecotype Madison, WI linkage group LG4, Vvil1.0, whole genome shotgun sequence genome encodes:
- the LOC131596011 gene encoding uncharacterized protein LOC131596011, whose amino-acid sequence MSKSKSFQGVNVFMSRNLVPPEVFDTLHDAVKNNGAQIHLCCDPSRNGPNDYHIISCSKHEKFEDLKSKGCKMLGPRCVLLCAKERRPLPKQGFTCCFTMDGVKILASGFDADEKVKIEKLVTEMGGALQTKPSSDLNFVIVKNVLALKYKWALNILKKPIVTYEWLKQCSDEHRVVPQESYKVLPFSGLKICVTGIPPDQRKEMEKLILQNGGEYSAELTKKCTHLISDAPEGDKYKVAKRWGHIHIVTMKWFDQSVVRRACLNEESYPVQSGSLSSRKVTRDSTVKHSQERDIGKMQSGSSSRAADSNMLVSDCAESMDLDLDATQSEHMSSFSNVPLFVKEADAEAPPLQNELNLDGAVANDSESDDNDLYLAECRILLVGFEASEMRKLVNMVRKGGGSRYMYFNDKLTHIVIGNPTEMEKKEVRSIAALGVVYVVKTSWLEDCDRVKKQVPVLRRHIACDLLLPKGKGAVTGIMPMDQSKSSSFRQSYQTNQVAGVKDFGVTIPESLDKSKQEKHSMGMNVVTFGKASDRTMPQTQHPDKTLRVQKSTQHDSNVHVKSIHVFKGKTFCFSNLFPEERRPEIVQWISQGGGELISGQTKQIIHYTIECHGVKPRSTVDYESKYISSHWIRSCLEDGSLLDVDSHILYSPLPCRVPLPGFESLRFCVSQYEEKDRILLWNMCKVLGAKFAEKLSKRVTHLLCKFTNGPKYEASCKWGIRSVTSEWIFECVKQNGVIAIDQFLPKEVTSQDREAGVCTVSQFPTQAVRMINDTPSQFPSQSQSLRSTTNKNVDRGVDNHRTRSKTSSINSKKARLVEEPDQYNKAPSAVNSGIHVSDFNFSEDNMLKDSREVSHAGPDVATAIEDLLEQTSKMHDQRSPGNTGCERSIYSSDCSAIGQDNPNPHTVYGLSKHWLNRNGRNGDNGETPPQERKAGMYDGFSETQTESQVVSYEEDLSGRQMLIDRVLTRSSMQ is encoded by the exons ATGTCAAAATCAAAGTCATTTCAAGGCGTAAACGTGTTCATGTCGCGAAACCTAGTTCCGCCGGAAGTATTCGACACGCTTCATGACGCCGTTAAAAATAACGGCGCTCAGATTCACCTTTGTTGCGATCCTTCCCGTAATGGCCCCAATGATTATCACATTATTTCTTGCAGTAAACAC gaGAAATTTGAAGATCTTAAATCCAAAGGCTGTAAAATGCTAG GTCCTAGATGTGTTCTTTTGTGTGCTAAAGAACGAAGGCCTCTGCCTAAACAAGGTTTCACCTGTTGCTTTACTATGGACGGTGTCAAAATACTTGCCTCTGGCTTTGATGCGGACGAGAAG gttaaaatagaaaaattagtgACTGAAATGGGGGGAGCTCTACAGACTAAACCGTCCTCAGATTTGAACTTTGTCATTGTGAAAAATGTTTTGGCTCTAAAGTACAAG TGGGCTTTGAATATCCTGAAGAAACCAATAGTTACTTATGAATGGTTAAAACAATGCTCAGATGAGCATCGCGTTGTTCCTCAAGAGTCATATAAGGTTCTTCCTTTCTCGGGGCTAAAGATCTGCGTGACTGGAATCCCACCAG ATCAGCggaaagagatggaaaagcttaTTCTACAAAATGGTGGAGAATACTCTGCAGAATTGACAAAGAAGTGCACACATTTGATTTCTGAT GCTCCTGAAGGTGATAAGTATAAGGTGGCAAAACGTTGGGGCCACATTCATATTGTGACAATGAAATGGTTTGATCAATCTGTTGTCCGGAGAG CATGTCTGAATGAGGAGTCCTACCCTGTACAGAGTGGATCTTTATCTTCACGTAAGGTGACTAGGGACTCAACTGTGAAGCATAGCCAGGAAAGGGATATTGGGAAAATGCAATCTGGGTCATCCTCAAGAGCCGCAGATTCAAATATGCTAGTTTCTGATTGTGCCGAGTCTATGGATTTAGATCTAGACGCTACACAGTCAGAACACATGTCGTCTTTTTCAAATGTTCCATTATTTGTTAAAGAGGCAGACGCTGAAGCACCTCCATTGCAGAATGAATTGAACTTGGACGGTGCTGTTGCCAATGATTCTGAATCCGATGACAATGACCTGTACTTGGCAGAATGTAGGATATTACTTGTTGGTTTCGAAGCTTCTGAAATGCGGAAGCTTGTTAATATGGTGCGTAAAGGTGGAGGCTCCCGATACATGTATTTTAATGATAAGTTGACACACATAGTAATTGGGAATCCTACAGAAAT GGAAAAGAAGGAGGTAAGAAGTATTGCCGCTCTTGGTGTCGTTTATGTTGTTAAAACCTCATGGCTTGAAGACTGTGACCGTGTAAAGAAACAAGTCCCCGTTCTTCGACGACACATTGCATGTGATCTTCTTCTTCCAAAAG GAAAAGGAGCAGTAACTGGCATTATGCCTATGGATCAAAGTAAAAGCTCAAGCTTTCGTCAAAGCTATCAGACTAATCAGGTGGCGGGTGTTAAGGACTTTGGAGTTACAATACCAGAATCATTGGATAAAAGCAAACAAGAGAAACACAGTATGGGTATGAATGTTGTCACATTCGGTAAAGCATCAGATAGAACTATGCCGCAAACTCAACATCCTGATAAAACATTGAGGGTACAAAAGAGTACGCAACATGACTCCAATGTACATGTGAAGTCAATTCATGTTTTCAAAGGGAAAacattttgtttctcaaatttaTTTCCAGAAGAAAGG AGACCTGAGATTGTTCAATGGATAAGTCAAGGGGGAGGAGAGCTAATAAGTGGGCAAACAAAACAGATTATCCACTATACTATTGAATGTCATGGTGTGAAACCCAGGTCAACAGTTGATTATGAAAGTAAATATATTTCCAGTCACTGGATACGATCTTGTTTGGAG GATGGATCCTTGCTGGATGTGGACAGTCATATTCTTTATTCTCCACTTCCCTGCCGTGTTCCCTTGCCTGGTTTTGAAAGCCTCCGGTTTTGTGTTTCACAATATGAGGAGAAGGACAGAATTCTACTTTGGAACATGTGTAAGGTTCTAGGAGCTAAATTTGCAGAGAAATTGTCTAAGAGGGTCACCCATTTGTTGTGTAAATTCACCAATGGGCCCAAGTATGAGGCTTCTTGTAAGTGGGGGATCCGATCAGTTACATctgaatggatatttgaatgtGTTAAACAG AATGGAGTTATTGCAATTGATCAATTTTTGCCCAAAGAAGTCACTAGTCAAGACCGAGAGGCAGGAGTTTGCACAGTGAGTCAATTTCCTACCCAGGCTGTTCGAATGATAAATGACACGCCGTCCCAGTTTCCAAGTCAATCACAAAGTTTGAGAAGCACAACAAATAAAAATGTAGATAGGGGAGTTGACAATCATAGGACTCGTTCTAAAACATCAAGCATTAATAGCAAAAAGGCAAGGCTCGTCGAAGAACCTGACCAGTATAATAAGGCGCCTTCTGCAGTCAATTCAGGCATTCATGTCTCTGACTTTAATTTTTCTGAAGACAATATGCTCAAAGATTCTCGGGAGGTATCCCATGCTGGTCCTGATGTTGCTACTGCTATAGAGGACTTATTAGAGCAGACAAGCAAG ATGCATGATCAGAGGTCTCCAGGGAATACAGGGTGTGAGAGAAGT ATTTACTCATCTGATTGTTCAGCCATTGGCCAAGACAATCCAAATCCTCACACTGTCTACGGATTATCAAAGCACTGGTTAAACAG AAATGGAAGAAACGGAGATAATGGTGAGACTCCTCCTCAAGAGCGAAAAGCTGGAATGTATGATGGTTTTAGTGAAACACAAACAGAATCTCAG GTTGTTAGTTATGAAGAAGACTTGTCTGGAAGGCAAATGCTTATAGATAGAGTTCTAACTCGAAGTAGCATGCAGTGA
- the LOC131596012 gene encoding NAD kinase 2, chloroplastic-like: MVACVDMAFPVLLSPPYPSFSKPASFLSNTRTPGLGSGLGSGLGFQFQSKRTRIRRHLKLLIGAQLSNSFSFTFGLDSPNLKSFQSHDLSKLSWRGPVPGDIAEVEAYCRIFRNSERLHSALMDALCNPLTGECSVSYEVPSDERPQLEDKIVSVLGCMVSLVNKGRDDVLTGRSLVMNPFHDADDSAIEDKLPPLAVFRSEMKRCSESLHVALENYLVPDDDRSLNVWRKLQRLKNVCYDSGFPRREGYPCYTLFSNWSPVYFSSSKDETESQDLETAFWTGGQVTEEGLKWLIDKGFKTIIDIRAETVRDNFYQEAVNDAISSGKIELVKIPVEVMTAPTMEQVVKFASYVSDSSKRPVYLHSKEGVWRSSAMVSRWRQYMTRSSSQNVSSPPITPANMSHSTNNSVKLQDSSVTVARSSVENDITSLQESFDSKSDTSISENGYDEEPQGNAALNGISPDNTISETDVNAANKEGSFPSFSSTINPLKAQVPPCDIFSKNVMSKFLGSRKISSPDYVDYRIKRAKCLPQFKNMAIRGLQRDIIVSNDAVVGPDSLNGSAHVDYPSGEAEVGVGGNGKLVNGNTSSSGRTATVNGFSQGELHFTANANVSGAVNNDNVTTKSQRVEDGTVKAGLSLYDEELKTIEGDMCASSTGVVRVQSRKKAEMFLVRTDGFSCTREKVTESSLAFTHPSTQQQMLMWKSTPKNVLLLKKLGDELLEEAKMVATFLHHQEKMNVIVEPDVHDVFARMSGFGFVQTFYSHDTSDLHERVDFVACLGGDGVILHASNLFRDAVPPIVSFNLGSLGFLTSHSFDDFKQDLRQVIHGNTSRDGVYITLRMRLRCEIFRKGKAMPGKVFDILNEVVVDRGSNPYLSKIECYEHDRLITKVQGDGVIVATPTGSTAYSTAAGGSMVHPNVPCILFTPICPHSLSFRPVILPDSARLELKIPEDARSNAWVSFDGKRRQQLSRGDSVRIHMSEHPLPTVNKFDQTGDWFRSLIRCLNWNERLDQKAL, translated from the exons ATGGTAGCATGTGTCGACATGGCTTTCCCCGTACTCCTCTCACCTCCTTACCCCTCTTTCTCCAAGCCCGCTTCATTCTTAAGCAACACTAGAACCCCGGGCCTAGGCTCGGGTTTGGGCTCGGGCCTGGGCTTTCAGTTTCAAAGCAAACGAACAAGAATACGCAGACACCTCAAGCTCCTTATCGGCGCTCAACTTTCCAACTCATTCTCTTTCACCTTCGGGCTCGACTCTCCG AATTTGAAATCCTTTCAATCTCATGATCTATCAAAGTTGTCATGGAGGGGACCGGTTCCCGGTGATATTGCCGAAGTCGAGGCATATTGTAGGATCTTTAGAAACTCCGAACGGCTTCATTCTGCGTTAATGGATGCATTATGCAATCCGTTGACTGGAGAATGTAGTGTCTCGTATGAGGTTCCGTCGGACGAGAGGCCTCAACTTGAAGATAAGATAGTTTCTGTGCTCGGATGTATGGTGTCGCTTGTGAATAAAGGGAGGGATGATGTTCTTACGGGGAGGTCGTTAGTTATGAATCCGTTTCATGATGCTGATGATAGCGCGATTGAGGATAAGCTTCCTCCGCTTGCTGTTTTTAGGAGCGAGATGAAAAGGTGTTCGGAGAGTTTACATGTGGCTCTTGAGAATTATTTAGTACCTGATGATGATCGGAGTTTGAACGTGTGGAGGAAACTTCAGAGACTGAAGAATGTTTGTTATGATTCTGGTTTTCCTCGTCGCGAGGGTTATCCTTGTTATACATTGTTTTCTAATTGGAGTCCTGTGTATTTTTCTAGTTCTAAAGATGAAACAGAATCCCAAGACTTAGAAACGGCTTTTTGGACTGGTGGTCAAGTAACCGAAGAAGGACTGAAGTGGTTAATCGATAAAGGATTTAAGACGATTATCGACATCAGAGCCGAGACTGTAAGAGATAATTTctatcaagaggctgtgaatgaTGCTATTTCATCGGGAAAAATTGAGTTAGTGAAAATTCCGGTTGAAGTTATGACTGCACCAACAATGGAACAAGTTGTGAAATTTGCATCTTATGTCTCAGATAGCAGCAAAAGGCCTGTCTATCTTCATAGCAAGGAAGGGGTTTGGAGATCATCTGCCATGGTCTCCCGATGGAGGCAGTACATGACTCGCTCTTCGTCGCAGAATGTTTCTAGTCCACCAATTACTCCCGCTAACATGTCACATTCTACAAATAACTCCGTGAAACTGCAGGATTCTTCTGTGACTGTAGCAAGATCCTCGGTCGAAAACGATATCACTTCATTGCAAGAAAGTTTCGATTCAAAATCCGACACAAGTATCTCTGAAAACGGCTATGATGAAGAACCACAAGGTAATGCAGCCTTAAATGGAATTTCTCCTGATAATACGATATCGGAGACAGATGTCAATGCTGCTAATAAGGAAGGATCTTTTCCAAGTTTTAGCAGCACAATCAACCCTTTAAAAGCTCAAGTTCCTCCTTGTGATATCTTTTCCAAAAATGTGATGTCCAAATTTTTGGGTAGCAGGAAGATCTCATCTCCTGATTATGTCGATTATCGAATTAAAAGGGCAAAATGCTTACCACAATTTAAGAATATGGCTATTAGAGGACTTCAAAGAGATATTATTGTTTCTAATGATGCTGTTGTTGGTCCTGATAGCTTAAATGGATCGGCTCATGTTGATTATCCATCTGGAGAGGCCGAAGTTGGAGTCGGCGGCAATGGGAAGTTAGTGAATGGAAATACTTCTAGTTCTGGTAGGACAGCAACAGTTAACGGATTTAGTCAAGGAGAATTGCATTTCACGGCTAATGCCAATGTCTCCGGCGCTGTAAATAATGATAATGTCACAACTAAATCTCAAAGGGTTGAAGATGGTACAGTTAAGGCTGGGTTAAGTTTATACGATGAAGAATTGAAAACCATTGAAGGCGATATGTGTGCGTCGTCAACGGGAGTTGTAAGGGTTCAGTCAAGAAAAAAAGCAGAGATGTTCTTGGTTCGAACAGATGGGTTTTCTTGTACCAGAGAAAAGGTCACTGAATCTTCTTTAGCTTTCACTCATCCTAGCACCCAGCAACAGATGCTTATGTGGAAGTCTACACCAAAAAATgtgttattattaaaaaaactcgGGGATGAACTTCTCGAAGAAGCAAAAATG GTTGCTACTTTTCTACATCACCAAGAGAAAATGAATGTAATTGTGGAACCTGATGTGCATGATGTTTTTGCTAGAATGTCAGGTTTTGGATTTGTACAAACCTTCTACAGCCATGATACCAG CGATCTACACGAGAGAGTAGATTTTGTTGCATGCTTAGGGGGAGATGGTGTTATACTGCATGCGTCAAATCTTTTCAGAGacgctgttcctcctattgtatCATTCAACCTTGGTTCCCTTGGTTTTCTGACTTCTCATAGT TTTGACGACTTCAAACAAGACTTAAGACAAGTCATTCATGGAAATACATCACGGGACGGTGTCTACATTACTCTTAGGATGCGTCTCCGATGTGAAATTTTTCGTAAAGGTAAAGCAATGCCGGGGAAAGTATTTGATATCCTCAACGAGGTGGTTGTCGATCGGGGTTCTAATCCATACCTTTCAAAGATTGAATGCTATGAACATGATCGACTTATAACCAAA GTACAAGGTGATGGAGTCATCGTTGCCACCCCTACGGGAAGTACTGCCTATTCTACTGCTGCTGGAGGTTCCATG GTCCATCCAAACGTTCCCTGCATATTATTTACCCCAATCTGCCCACATTCGCTGTCATTTAGACCAGTCATACTTCCAGATTCTGCTCGATTAGAATTAAAG ATTCCAGAAGATGCTAGAAGTAACGCGTGGGTTTCGTTTGATGGAAAGAGAAGACAACAGCTCTCAAGAGGAGACTCAGTCCGAATACATATGAGTGAGCATCCCCTCCCAACTGTTAACAAGTTTGACCAGACAGGCGATTGGTTCCGTAGTTTGATTCGTTGCCTAAATTGGAATGAGAGGCTTGATCAAAAGGCGCTATAA